The Thioclava sp. GXIMD2076 region GAGCACGCGCGGATCGCCGATCTCCTCGAGCCGCGCGAGATCGTCATGGTAGATCGCCAGTGCCTCGGCCGCGACGATGGTCTTGTTGAGCACCATTGCCGCCCCGATCGCCTCCATATCAACCTCGGTCAGGCTATGGCCCTGCGCGCGCAGCGCGGCAAGACGGGCCTCGAACCATCGGGCGACCTCGGGGGCGAGATCATTGGTGAACGCGCCTTGCGGCACGGCGATCTTCAGCGGACCGACGGGGTGGACCGGCAGCGGTTCTCCCGCCATCACCTCCAGCACACGGCGCAGGGTATCGGCATCGCGGGCCATCGGGCCTGCGGTATCGAAGCTGCCCGCCAGAGGGTAGATACCGGTGGCATCGACCAGATCCTGACTGGGTTTGATCCCCCAGATCCCGTTGGCCGCCGCCGGAATGCGCAGTGAGCCACCCGTATCGGTGCCGAGTGCCGCATCGCAGAGCCCGAGCCCCACGCTGACCGCGCCCCCCGAGGACGAACCGCCGGGGATGATCCCTTGGGCCAGCGCGCTTTCAGGGGTGCCGTGATGGGGATTGAGCCCCACACCCGAATAGGCGAATTCCGACATCGAGGTGCGCCCGAACATCAGCGCGCCGGCCGCCTTGAGCCGTGCGACCGCCTCGGCATCACGGCTGGCGGGTGGACGCTCCGCCAGCAGGCGCGAGCCTGCCGAGGTCACTTGCCCCGCCTCGTCATAGAGATCCTTGACCGAGACCAGCAGCCCGAAAAGCGGCATGTCCTCTCCCGCCAGATGGCGGCGGGTAAGTTCCGCGGCCTCGGTGCGGATGCGTTCGGGCGAGAACTCGGTAAAGATCGCGCGTCGGGTGGCCTCGGGCAGGGCGGCGACCTTTGCAAGGGCCGCCTCCACCACAAGCATCAGATCGATGCTCATGCGACATCCGCCAAAGAGACGCTGTCATATTCGTGGGTGATGGTGCGACCCAGAACCGGATCGCGCATCTCCATGCGGAAACGCGGGGCCGGACGCACGCCACCAATAGCGCCGAAGGTGCCGCAGAGCATACCCACGGCCCCGTTCTGCGCGAGATCGGCCAGACCCGAACCGTCGATCAGATCGGTCAGCGGGCGGATGCTCGCCAGCGTGCCCTCCTGATAGAGCACCCAGTCGCCGCCCTCGAAGATATAGGACCGCATCTCGATCTCTTCGAGATGGTCCTCGACCTCGGCCCAGGGCCAGAGGGCGGTGGCGCAGGGTTTGGCGCAGACCTGTTTCGACATCGCCACAGAATGCGCCTCGAGCGCGCGGTCGGTATGGTCCGAGGCCATGCCCAGATAGCGCTCGGCGCCCGTCTGCACGATGAGCGGTTCGACCTCGCCCGAACTGTCGGCGCCCACCACCTCTATCTCGGAGGCTTGGGTCAGCAGCGGCGCCGAGACGCGGTAGTATAGCGGCGTGGTCGAGGGCGGCGCCACCCCAAGGGCGGCCAGTTCCTCGATATGATGGGCGATGGCATCGGCATTGCGCCCCGTCCAGCCCGCGACGATCAGATTGGAAAATGCGATAGGCAGGGTGCGCCCGTTGACGGAAAACAGCATGATATATCCTGATCAGAGAAGGGAGGGGAGCCAGAGCGCCAGTTGCGGCACGGCGACCAGAAGGGCAATCATGACGAGCATCACGCAGACATAGGGGATCACGCCCATGATGACCTGATTGAGCGAACCGGATTTGCGTGCCGATTGCACGACAAAGAGGTTGAGGCCGACAGGCGGGGTGATCAGCGCCATCTCGATCAGCACGATCATCAGCACGCCGAACCAGACCTTGTCATAGCCGAGCCCCGCGATCACCGGCACGATGATCGGAATGGTGGCGACCATCAGCGAGAGCGTTTCGATGAAGAAGCCCAGAACCAGATAGAGCGCGATCACCAGAAGGAGCGTGCCGAAGGGTGAGAGGCCCGTATTCGACAGAAGATCGGTCAGCGCGCGCCCCAGACCTGCCGAGGTCATGGCAAAGTTGAGGAAATAGGCGCCGGTGATCACCAGCATGATCAT contains the following coding sequences:
- a CDS encoding amidase family protein, which encodes MSIDLMLVVEAALAKVAALPEATRRAIFTEFSPERIRTEAAELTRRHLAGEDMPLFGLLVSVKDLYDEAGQVTSAGSRLLAERPPASRDAEAVARLKAAGALMFGRTSMSEFAYSGVGLNPHHGTPESALAQGIIPGGSSSGGAVSVGLGLCDAALGTDTGGSLRIPAAANGIWGIKPSQDLVDATGIYPLAGSFDTAGPMARDADTLRRVLEVMAGEPLPVHPVGPLKIAVPQGAFTNDLAPEVARWFEARLAALRAQGHSLTEVDMEAIGAAMVLNKTIVAAEALAIYHDDLARLEEIGDPRVLSRIRFAETLPDGALAEAKAARGEVVARFEALMAGFDMALAPTLPMLPPSIEATEAEFDRLNAAMLRNTSLVNLVDGCAISLPSGDLSPAYSMLMLFAPRGRDALLLQAAETIA
- a CDS encoding DUF2848 domain-containing protein is translated as MLFSVNGRTLPIAFSNLIVAGWTGRNADAIAHHIEELAALGVAPPSTTPLYYRVSAPLLTQASEIEVVGADSSGEVEPLIVQTGAERYLGMASDHTDRALEAHSVAMSKQVCAKPCATALWPWAEVEDHLEEIEMRSYIFEGGDWVLYQEGTLASIRPLTDLIDGSGLADLAQNGAVGMLCGTFGAIGGVRPAPRFRMEMRDPVLGRTITHEYDSVSLADVA